A genomic stretch from Planctomycetia bacterium includes:
- a CDS encoding DUF4112 domain-containing protein — MDPRIEQFAHWLDSQFAIPGTNIRFGLDAILGLFPAIGDFLPAIASLYILFSASKYGVPRSTLVRMAANIAFDYVAGAVPVAGDVFDVFWKANDRNAALLAKHVNAAPEEQRKVQRDDRLFVFAIAAGLMAILGISIAASWFGLYMLVKLLSASVSV; from the coding sequence GTGGATCCGCGGATCGAGCAGTTTGCTCATTGGCTTGATAGTCAATTCGCCATCCCGGGCACGAATATCCGGTTCGGTCTGGACGCCATCCTTGGGCTGTTTCCGGCGATCGGCGATTTCCTGCCGGCGATCGCCTCGCTCTACATCCTGTTTTCGGCATCGAAGTACGGCGTCCCGCGCTCGACGCTCGTCCGGATGGCCGCCAACATCGCCTTCGACTACGTGGCCGGCGCCGTCCCCGTCGCCGGCGACGTCTTCGACGTCTTCTGGAAAGCCAACGACCGCAACGCCGCGCTCCTGGCAAAACACGTCAACGCCGCGCCCGAAGAGCAACGCAAGGTTCAGCGGGACGACCGGCTGTTCGTCTTCGCCATCGCGGCGGGGTTGATGGCGATCCTCGGCATCAGCATCGCGGCCAGCTGGTTCGGGCTTTACATGCTGGTGAAACTGCTGAGCGCGTCTGTTTCCGTTTGA